Proteins encoded by one window of Streptomyces sp. ALI-76-A:
- a CDS encoding MBL fold metallo-hydrolase encodes MTDAAALPGQPRGGVLAGPATARAVNVLAPNASAMTLDGTNTWLLAEPDSELAVVIDPGPLDEGHLRAVVDTAEKAGRRVALTLLTHGHPDHAAGAARFAELTGTKVRALDPALRLGEEGLRGGDVVDVGGLELRVVPTPGHTGDSLCFHLPADRAVVTGDTILGRGTTVVAHPDGRLGDYLDSLRRLRSLTVDDGVHTVLPGHGPVLEDAQGAVEFYLAHRAHRLAQVETAVEDGVRTPAEVVARVYADVDRSLWPAAELSVRAQLEYLEDHGLI; translated from the coding sequence ATGACGGACGCAGCAGCCCTTCCGGGCCAGCCACGGGGCGGGGTCCTCGCGGGCCCCGCCACCGCGCGCGCGGTCAACGTCCTCGCGCCCAACGCCTCCGCGATGACCCTGGACGGGACCAACACCTGGCTCCTCGCCGAACCCGACTCCGAACTGGCCGTGGTGATCGACCCGGGCCCCCTGGACGAGGGCCATCTGCGGGCCGTCGTCGACACCGCCGAGAAGGCCGGCCGGCGCGTCGCCCTGACCCTGCTCACCCACGGCCACCCGGACCACGCCGCCGGCGCCGCCCGCTTCGCCGAGCTGACCGGGACGAAGGTGCGGGCCCTGGACCCGGCGTTGCGGCTGGGGGAGGAGGGGCTGCGCGGCGGGGACGTGGTCGACGTCGGCGGTCTGGAGCTGCGGGTCGTACCGACGCCGGGGCACACCGGGGACTCCCTGTGCTTCCATCTCCCGGCCGACCGGGCGGTCGTGACCGGGGACACGATCCTGGGACGGGGGACGACGGTCGTCGCCCACCCCGACGGGCGCCTCGGTGACTATCTGGACTCCCTGCGGCGCCTCAGGTCGCTCACGGTCGACGACGGGGTGCACACGGTGCTGCCGGGCCACGGGCCGGTCCTGGAGGACGCCCAGGGCGCCGTCGAGTTCTATCTCGCCCACCGCGCCCACCGTCTCGCCCAGGTCGAGACGGCCGTGGAGGACGGCGTGCGGACGCCGGCCGAGGTGGTCGCCCGCGTCTACGCGGACGTCGACCGCTCCCTGTGGCCGGCGGCCGAGCTGTCCGTACGGGCCCAGCTGGAGTACCTGGAGGACCACGGGCTCATCTAG
- a CDS encoding Crp/Fnr family transcriptional regulator, which translates to MDDVLRRNPLFAALDDEQAAELRASMSEVTLARGDSLFHEGDPGDRLYVVTEGKVKLHRTSPDGRENMLAVVGPSELIGELSLFDPGPRTATATALTEVKLLGLGHGDLQPWLNARPEVAGALLRAVARRLRKTNDAMSDLVFSDVPGRVARALLDLSRRFGVQSEEGIHVVHDLTQEELAQLVGASRETVNKALADFAQRGWLRLEARAVILLDVERLAKRSR; encoded by the coding sequence GTGGACGACGTTCTGCGGCGCAACCCGCTCTTCGCTGCTCTCGACGACGAGCAGGCCGCTGAGCTCCGCGCCTCCATGAGTGAGGTCACGCTCGCGCGCGGCGACTCACTCTTCCACGAGGGCGACCCCGGAGACCGGCTCTACGTCGTCACGGAGGGCAAGGTCAAGCTCCACCGGACCTCCCCCGACGGCCGCGAGAACATGCTGGCCGTGGTCGGCCCCAGCGAGCTGATCGGCGAGCTGTCCCTGTTCGATCCGGGCCCGCGCACGGCGACCGCCACCGCGCTCACCGAGGTCAAGCTGCTCGGCCTCGGCCACGGCGACCTCCAGCCATGGCTGAACGCCCGTCCCGAGGTGGCCGGCGCCCTGCTGCGCGCCGTCGCCCGTCGGCTGCGCAAGACCAACGACGCGATGTCCGACCTGGTCTTCTCGGACGTGCCCGGCCGCGTCGCCCGCGCGCTCCTCGACCTCTCCCGCCGCTTCGGCGTGCAGTCCGAGGAGGGCATCCACGTCGTCCACGACCTCACGCAGGAGGAGCTGGCCCAGTTGGTCGGCGCGTCCCGCGAGACGGTGAACAAGGCGCTCGCCGACTTCGCCCAGCGCGGATGGCTCCGCCTGGAGGCACGGGCCGTGATCCTGCTCGACGTGGAGCGACTGGCGAAGCGTTCGCGCTAG